In a genomic window of Octadecabacter temperatus:
- a CDS encoding type II and III secretion system protein family protein: MTKNRFIKAALTGLALTFTNLPAQLPAETLQVMRGAPSSALNVPMNRAVVVESDVPFTELSIANPTIADISSLSDRTIYVLGKEPGRTTLTLLGGDGRLITNVEVHVTPDIAEFKERLEQILPGENIEVRTANDGIVLSGTVSSVARLDRALQLANRYAPDRVSNLMSVGGTQQVMLRVRFAEMQRSVSKSLSSSLSLGGSTLGGDLGLSAGTGTTVGSTAQNLALTGTTPASNDNAGAFLFGFNAGGVEVGILLEALESRGVVRTLAEPNLTALSGQEASFLAGGEYPVPISQDSGSVTVEYKPFGIELFFIPRVVDGDIINLELKASVSSLDPSNGFSQDGFTIAAFKTRETSTTVEMRDGESFAIAGLLSDDFVDLSGQVPWAGDIPVLGALFRSAEYSRQQTELVIIVTPHLVTPTRGEALALPTDRVRPPTERDLFLFGRVAAEDAPQQGGAGEVARQDFSGSYGYVLD; the protein is encoded by the coding sequence ATGACAAAAAATAGATTTATCAAGGCAGCCCTTACTGGGTTGGCTCTTACGTTTACGAACCTTCCGGCTCAGCTTCCCGCTGAGACCCTTCAAGTCATGCGGGGCGCTCCTTCGAGTGCGCTCAACGTGCCGATGAACCGGGCGGTTGTTGTAGAGAGCGACGTTCCATTTACTGAACTTTCAATCGCGAACCCAACGATTGCTGACATCTCGTCGCTTTCGGATCGCACGATTTATGTTCTGGGTAAGGAACCGGGTCGTACCACACTTACCCTTCTGGGTGGTGACGGACGTCTTATTACGAACGTGGAAGTCCACGTGACACCAGACATCGCAGAATTCAAAGAACGCCTTGAGCAGATCCTGCCAGGTGAAAACATCGAAGTTCGCACTGCGAACGACGGTATTGTTCTTTCTGGTACGGTTTCCTCCGTTGCGCGCCTTGATCGCGCACTGCAATTGGCCAACCGCTACGCACCTGATCGCGTTTCCAACCTCATGAGTGTTGGTGGAACGCAGCAAGTTATGTTGCGTGTACGCTTCGCAGAGATGCAGCGTTCCGTTTCTAAGTCGCTTAGCTCCTCGTTATCCCTTGGTGGCAGCACATTGGGTGGTGATCTTGGTCTTTCAGCTGGTACCGGCACGACTGTCGGCTCAACTGCACAAAACTTAGCGCTTACCGGCACAACGCCGGCAAGCAATGATAATGCAGGCGCATTCCTGTTTGGTTTCAACGCTGGTGGCGTCGAAGTCGGCATCCTTTTGGAAGCTTTGGAAAGCCGCGGCGTTGTTCGCACGCTTGCAGAACCAAACCTGACGGCCCTTTCCGGCCAAGAAGCCAGTTTCCTCGCCGGTGGCGAGTATCCGGTGCCAATTTCACAGGACTCAGGCTCTGTAACCGTTGAATATAAACCGTTCGGTATCGAGTTGTTCTTTATTCCACGTGTTGTTGATGGCGACATCATTAACTTGGAGCTTAAGGCATCCGTTAGCTCGCTTGATCCGTCAAATGGCTTCTCACAAGACGGTTTCACAATCGCGGCGTTTAAGACGCGTGAAACATCCACGACCGTTGAGATGCGCGACGGCGAAAGCTTCGCAATTGCCGGGCTTTTGTCTGATGATTTCGTTGATCTGTCCGGTCAGGTTCCTTGGGCGGGTGATATCCCTGTTCTCGGCGCGCTGTTCCGTTCCGCTGAATATAGCCGCCAACAAACCGAGCTGGTTATTATCGTAACGCCGCATCTTGTAACGCCGACCCGTGGCGAGGCGCTCGCGCTTCCGACGGATCGTGTACGTCCACCTACCGAACGTGATTTGTTCCTCTTTGGTCGCGTCGCGGCAGAGGACGCGCCACAACAAGGTGGCGCCGGTGAGGTTGCACGACAAGACTTCAGCGGTTCATATGGCTACGTGTTGGACTAA
- a CDS encoding OmpA family protein, whose amino-acid sequence MKTTAALTAAVLVLTGCTGGTATQWRDFNTREAGSEIDTGYFGNATMNNTQVHSGQSSIMVNLNRRFASEVNSTVTFPFNSTVLDANARATLQQQASWIRQFPEVRFKVFGHTDLVGSTSYNRRLGLRRAEAAVLYLTSQGIDRGRLEAVVSFGETQPLIVTQGQERRNRRTVTEVSGFVQSNQSVIDGQYGAIIFREYVTSATAPTTVGGGGGGGDFNPGGG is encoded by the coding sequence ATGAAAACGACAGCAGCTTTGACCGCAGCAGTACTTGTCCTTACGGGCTGTACAGGTGGCACCGCTACACAGTGGCGCGACTTCAACACCCGCGAAGCCGGGTCTGAGATTGATACAGGCTACTTTGGCAACGCGACCATGAACAACACTCAGGTCCATTCGGGCCAATCGAGCATCATGGTCAATTTGAACCGCCGCTTCGCCTCTGAGGTAAATTCAACGGTAACTTTCCCGTTTAACTCCACGGTCTTAGACGCCAATGCACGCGCTACGCTGCAGCAGCAGGCTTCGTGGATCCGTCAGTTCCCTGAAGTGCGTTTTAAGGTTTTCGGCCATACCGATTTGGTTGGCTCAACATCTTACAACCGCCGTTTGGGCCTACGCCGTGCAGAAGCGGCTGTTCTTTACCTGACAAGCCAAGGTATTGACCGCGGCCGTCTCGAAGCCGTTGTATCCTTTGGGGAAACACAGCCATTGATCGTGACACAAGGGCAAGAACGTCGGAATCGCCGGACCGTGACCGAAGTTTCTGGTTTCGTTCAGTCAAACCAGTCAGTGATTGACGGCCAGTACGGCGCAATCATTTTCCGCGAATACGTCACAAGCGCGACAGCACCTACAACGGTTGGTGGCGGTGGTGGCGGTGGTGATTTCAACCCTGGCGGCGGCTAA
- the cpaB gene encoding Flp pilus assembly protein CpaB — MRAVFGLVLIVGMGLAGFAIYMVQGYFQEQNNNLNLQRAALAQAVPTVDVYAVNRIMEHGEQITAEDIVVIRYAEPFLPEGAFRTEEELFPNGPEELRVVTRQMEPNEVILAAKVTAPGEVAGISALLARGMRAFTIEVDVSSGVSGFLNPGDRVDVYWTGRIQGVGSGGNGEVTKLIQEGVQLVAVDQTSESGRTGATIARTVTVQVSPNQVAALAQAQATGNLSLSLVGRSDDTVSGAIEVDQASLLGIVPEAPIAEVEAEQECSIRTRRGAEVIDIPIPCTN, encoded by the coding sequence ATGCGAGCAGTATTCGGACTTGTCCTTATCGTCGGCATGGGCCTAGCAGGCTTTGCCATCTATATGGTGCAAGGGTATTTTCAGGAACAGAATAACAATTTAAATCTGCAACGTGCAGCTTTAGCTCAGGCGGTCCCGACTGTGGACGTCTATGCCGTGAACCGTATTATGGAGCACGGCGAACAGATTACGGCCGAAGACATCGTTGTGATCAGATACGCTGAACCCTTTCTCCCAGAAGGCGCATTTCGCACCGAAGAGGAATTGTTCCCTAACGGTCCAGAAGAGCTTCGCGTTGTGACCCGCCAGATGGAGCCAAACGAGGTCATCTTGGCCGCCAAGGTTACTGCTCCAGGCGAAGTTGCTGGTATCAGCGCCCTTCTCGCACGCGGCATGCGTGCCTTTACGATCGAGGTCGATGTGTCTTCTGGCGTTTCCGGCTTCCTTAACCCGGGCGACCGCGTTGACGTTTACTGGACAGGCCGCATTCAAGGTGTCGGAAGCGGCGGCAACGGCGAAGTCACAAAGCTGATCCAAGAAGGTGTACAATTGGTCGCCGTCGACCAAACGTCCGAAAGCGGCCGTACTGGTGCGACGATTGCACGGACTGTAACAGTGCAGGTTTCCCCCAACCAAGTTGCAGCACTTGCCCAAGCGCAAGCAACCGGCAACCTGTCCTTGTCACTCGTAGGACGATCGGATGACACCGTTTCCGGTGCGATTGAGGTCGATCAGGCAAGCCTTTTGGGAATTGTGCCAGAAGCACCCATTGCAGAGGTCGAAGCAGAACAAGAATGTTCAATCCGAACTCGTCGTGGCGCAGAAGTGATCGACATTCCGATCCCGTGCACAAATTAA
- a CDS encoding AAA family ATPase, translating into MSSTNMLQPEPQPITACTVSRDVQNFDLLIEDMESCLGESWGDLGFGDALPFLEQPEAADLEFIAIALDADDEGDLSIISEIVRAAKQRNIKVLLIAEDVSPASLHGLLREGGDEFVPYPLPEGELAQAIDRVLTPPEPAPVVPEIQNKLKASGDHNGVVIPVQGMSGGTGATTLAVNLAWELANMEPPKVKGVDAPPSPRVCILDLDFQFGSVSTYLDLPRRESVFEMLQDTESMDSESFMHSLLSFEQKLQVLTAPTDLIPLDLLSPEDIERIIEMARTNFDYVIIDMPMTMVEWSETVLQKAHVYFATLELDMRSAQNTLRIKRALQSEQLPFEKLRFVLNRAPKFTDLNGKSRIKRLAESLGISIEVLLPDGGKAIAQNADHGVPMAEGIGKNPLRKEIAKLAKSVHEVNSTDVAATA; encoded by the coding sequence ATGAGTAGTACGAATATGTTACAGCCTGAACCACAACCAATCACCGCATGTACGGTGAGCCGTGATGTACAAAACTTCGATCTGTTGATCGAAGATATGGAATCCTGCCTAGGCGAAAGCTGGGGTGATCTTGGGTTCGGTGATGCGTTGCCATTCCTTGAACAGCCCGAGGCGGCTGATCTAGAGTTTATTGCCATCGCGCTGGACGCCGATGATGAGGGCGATTTGTCCATCATCTCCGAAATCGTTCGCGCGGCAAAACAACGCAATATCAAGGTATTACTGATCGCAGAGGATGTATCCCCTGCGTCCCTGCACGGATTGCTGCGCGAAGGCGGAGACGAATTTGTCCCCTACCCGCTTCCTGAAGGGGAGCTTGCACAGGCAATCGACCGCGTTTTGACACCACCAGAACCGGCGCCTGTTGTACCAGAAATTCAAAATAAACTGAAGGCCTCGGGCGACCACAACGGTGTTGTGATCCCTGTTCAGGGCATGTCCGGCGGCACGGGTGCCACGACTTTGGCGGTGAACCTCGCTTGGGAGCTCGCCAATATGGAGCCACCAAAGGTCAAAGGCGTCGACGCACCGCCAAGCCCGCGGGTCTGTATCCTTGATCTCGACTTCCAGTTCGGCTCAGTTTCCACATACTTGGACCTGCCGCGCCGCGAGTCAGTTTTTGAAATGCTGCAAGATACCGAAAGCATGGACAGCGAAAGCTTCATGCATTCCCTGTTGTCGTTTGAGCAGAAATTGCAGGTTCTGACAGCGCCGACAGATTTGATCCCGCTCGATTTGCTGTCTCCGGAAGACATTGAGCGCATCATCGAGATGGCGCGCACGAACTTCGATTACGTCATCATCGACATGCCTATGACGATGGTCGAGTGGTCCGAAACCGTGCTGCAAAAGGCACACGTCTATTTCGCGACCCTCGAGTTGGACATGCGTTCTGCGCAAAACACGCTTCGCATCAAACGCGCGCTCCAGAGTGAGCAACTGCCGTTCGAAAAACTGCGTTTCGTGCTGAACCGCGCTCCTAAGTTCACTGATCTGAATGGCAAAAGCCGGATCAAGCGCCTCGCTGAAAGCCTCGGCATTTCTATCGAAGTGCTGCTTCCGGATGGTGGCAAGGCCATTGCCCAAAACGCCGATCACGGCGTTCCGATGGCTGAAGGTATCGGTAAAAACCCGCTGCGCAAAGAGATCGCGAAGCTGGCCAAATCTGTGCACGAGGTCAATTCGACCGACGTAGCAGCAACCGCATAA